The DNA region TTCCCAAGGCTGAAATTGTGGCAATTTTCGTTATAATGTTCATAGAGTGTTCACGATTTGTTCAACACTTTATGATTATGTTCATAGAAAGGAAGTTTTCGATGGGAAAGGCAAGACGGCCGATTCAGATCGTGATCTTAATGCTGATCGTTATCCTTGGCGGTTATGCGATCAGCAACGCGGTGTTTGGCGACGACTCCGGCAAGCCCGTCGTAGGAGAGAAGCCGCCGGCGTTCAAGCTGCTGGGGCTCGACGGCAACGTACATACACTTGGCGATTACAAAGGCAAAGCGGTGGTCATCAATTTCTGGGCGACCTGGTGCACGTATTGCGTCAAGGAAATGCCCGCTTTGCAGACCCAGTGGGAAAAG from Paenibacillus macerans includes:
- a CDS encoding redoxin domain-containing protein — its product is MGKARRPIQIVILMLIVILGGYAISNAVFGDDSGKPVVGEKPPAFKLLGLDGNVHTLGDYKGKAVVINFWATWCTYCVKEMPALQTQWEKWKDQDVVILGINTGEDKMTVENFVKQTGAGFPILFDSDNTAVRDYGIVPMPTTFFVDKKGKIASIHQGELNLDTLDDQIAQLVNP